A window of Acidobacteriota bacterium genomic DNA:
CGCGCAGCGACGGCCCCGGGTGACCCCGGCACGGGCAGCATGACGGTGAACACCGTCCCCTGGCCGACCCGGCTCTCCACTTCAATGCGGCCGCCGTGCCGCTTGACGGTCTGGTAGCTCACGAACAGCCCCAGCCCCGTACCCACACCGACCTCCTTGGAGGTGAAAAAGGGGTCGAAGATCGATCCCAGGTCCTCCTCGGGAATCCCGAGACCGGTGTCGGCGATCTCGATGCTGATCGTTGCGTGATCCACCCGCGTTGCCCGAACGGTGATCGTGCCGCCGTTCGGCATGGCCTGGATCGCATTCAGGAAGAGATTCACGAACACCTGCTGAAGCTCCCGCGGGTTGCCGTCGACCATCGGCAGGTCATCCGGCAGGGCCACGTCGACGTGGCTGATTTGCGCCTCGTTGCCGATCAGGCGGCGCGCGCCGGCGAGGACCTCGGCCAGCGAGACAGGCACGAACACCGGCTTCTCGACCCGGGTGAAGTCGAGGAGATTGTGCACGGTCCCGCTCGCCCGCTCGACCTGATTGACGACGTCCTCGATCATGGCGAGCTTCTGCGCGTCGGCGTAGGCGTCGAAGTGTTCGAGGAGAGCCTCGGCGTTCAGGCTGATATTGTTGAGCGGGTTGTTGAGCTCGTGCGCGATGCCGGCCGTCAGCGTTCCGACCGCGGCCATGCGGCTGCTGCGCTCGAGCCGGTGCTCGCGATCTCGCAGCCGGAACACCATTCGGTTGATGGCGATCGCCAGGTCCGAGAACTCGTCGCGGTACCGTCGCGCCGGCTGAACTGGTGAGTAGTCGCCCCCGGCGATGCGCTGCGTGTAGCCGACGAATCGGCGGAGCGGGCTGGCAATCTGCCGCGTCATCGCGTAACCCATGGTGGCCATGACCACGAAGACCAGCAGCAACGCTCCGATCGACACGAGTGACGAAGTCCGGATGGCCGTGTGCAGCTGCATGCGCTCTCGCTGGACGACGTCGTTGGCATCGGCCAGCAACTGGGCGCCGACCCGGCGCAGTCCGTGCTCGATCGTGGCGTGCTCAGCCAAGGCCGGCGGGTCCCGACGTGTGCCGAGCGCCCCGAACCGCTCCAGCAGCGTCGCGTAGTTGTCGAGCTCACCCTCCATCCGCTCGAAGGTTGGCGCGCCCACCAGGGCGACCACGGCGTCCCGGGACCCACGCAACAGCTGATGGGCCGCCTGGGCCTGGTTCATTGCGTCGTCCAGGTTGGTGCCGTAGAGCAGATAGTTCTTCTCGTAGCGCCGCGCGTGCTCGAGTTCGAGGGTGTAGGTGCTGACTCGTTCGAGAAACTCCTGGAACATCGCGACACGCGACATGAGCATCATGGAGGCGACGACAACACTGGCCACTAGCAGGAACGAGGTGAGCATGGTCAGTGCGATGCGCAACCCGATGCTGACGTTGGGCCGATCGGCTAGAGCCCGCTCGGAGCCGAGCGCGCGGCGCGCGTCCTCGTCGCCTCGAACCGGATCAGGCGTGCGTCCTGCTCCTGGGTAGGGGTGCTGCGGCGTCATCCCAAGTCTGCTCGAGGCTACAGGGCCAGCGTCGCCGTGACGACGTGGTTGACGACGGCCCTTACGCCCTCGGTGGCCGACGCAACCTCCGCGGCCTCACCCACGGTGGCAGCCATGCGGACCATCCCTTCGATCGTGACAGTGCCCGCGTCGGCCTGGACGCGGAAGTCCGAATCCCGAGTCCGCTGGTCGCGCGCCAGCGCCGCCGTGACCAAACTGGCCACCGCGAGGTTCTGCATCGCCGTCTGTGATTGCTCCGTCTGTTCGAACTGTTCCAACTCCGTCATCCGGACGACGACCTCACACGCACCGGCCGCACCCAGGTACTCCAGGTTGAGCACCACGTCGTAGTTCGACGCGTCCTCCCAGGCAACACCATAGAGGAAGCGCGTCCACTTTCGGCGATCTTCGTCCACCTTGTTGATGTAGGCCTCGGCCTGACCGCTCGTCATGTTGCACTGCGCCATCGCGGCGTGGATGCGGTAGCTGAGGTCTGCGACGACGCGCACTCGGATGACGTGCCTGACGCCCGCGAGCAGGTGATGGCCGGCGTGGCCGTGGTAGATGAGGTTGCCAACCTTGGCGCGCTGGCAGAGGACGGCTCGAATATAGGCCAGGTAGCGGTCGCGGTCGCGCCGGAACCGATCCCAGAACGACGGGGGTTGGCTGAGGGCTGCGCCCAACTCGACCTGCGACACGCCGTACACCGCGGCCGCTTCTGCGATGACCTCGCGGCTCAAACAGGGGTAGCCGAGCCGATCTGCGAGGCATTCAGCCAGCCGCTTGCCACCGCTGAACGTCCCACGCGAAATGGTGATGATGGACACGGGACTTCCCCCTTGATCGTGCAGACGCGGGCGCAGGGGGCAGAACGGGAGCCCAAACGTGGCAAGGCGTGCCCAGTATACTGCGGTCGGTGAGCGAGTCAACGCGCGCGTAGCGAATCACCTGCGTGAAGCAGAACGCGATCGGCCACCGAGCCGATCGAGCCTCGCCACCAGGTCTGCGGAGAACACCGTCGCGGTCCCGCCCGCAGCCCGCGATTGGGGCAGTCATTCCACGCCCTCGACGCATCGGCAGCTTGATCTTGGGTGTCGTCCGTGATACCAGTACTGCGCGGCTGTCGCCTTCGAGACGGCGAACCCCCACAGAAGCCGCCGCCGAGCCACGTCCCCCGCCGAGACTCAGTTCGCCCTCCACGCGCGATCCGGAGACTGTATGCCTATCGTGACGATTGCCCGCGGGACCTTCAGCGGCGGCCGCGCGCTTGCCGAGGAACTGGCGCGCAAGCTCGGAAGCGAATGCCTCGATTCGGAGATCGTCGGCGAGGCCGCCCGCAAGCTGGGTGTGCCGGTATCGCGGCTGAAGGCGGCGATGATGAAGGCCCCGGCGTCGTTGCGTGGCTTCGCCCGCGAACGGGACACGTACCTGGCCTGCGTCACGGCCGAACTCTGCGAGCGGGCGCAGGGCGGCGACCTGGTCTATCACGGACACGCCGCCCACCTTCTCCTCCCGGGCGTGTCGCACGTGCTCCGCGTCCGGGTCGTGGCGGACCCTGAATTCCGTATCCGCGCCGCGATGTCGCGCATGAACATCGGGCGGAACCCGGCCAAGAAGTATATCCACGATGTCGACACCGACCGGGTCAGGTGGGTCGACTTCTTGTACGGCGTCGACTGGTCGGATCCCTCCCACTACGACTTCGTCGTCAACTTGGAACACGTGTCAGTGAGCAACGCCGCGGCCGCCGTGTGTGCCATGGCAGAATTGCCCGAGTTCAAGCCGACGCCGGTGTCCCAACAACGGATCGCTGATCTCCTGCTGGGCAGCCGGGCGCGTGTCAGGCTGAGCGTCGATCCGCGCACCCGATCGGCTGATGTCACCGTTCGAGCCAGTCGCGGCGTGCTGAGCGTCAGGCACATGCCCCAGCAGGCACATCTCGCTCCAGTCATCCGCCAGGCGCTGACCGACATCCCGGGCATCCGCGACATTCATTGCGCGATCGCCAGCACGATGGTGCTGTGGATCGAGGAGGCCTTCTCCCCCGAGTCGGCGGCCTTCACGCAGGTCGTGGACCTGACGCGGCGCTGGGACGCCGCTGTCGGACTCCTGAAACTGGCCCCGGATGATGCGCCAGATGATGCCGTGGGGGATCCGGTGAATCTCGAGGCCGTCAGGATCGCCTCCTTGGACGCAGTCCCGTCGTCGGAGGCAGAAGACGACGGTGGCGTGATTCTCGACACGATCGAACCCGCGGTCGCCCCGGCCGCCCACCGGGACCAGGAAATGGCTGCGACCTTCGGGGCGCTGCTCCGGGAGGGGCGTTCCGGAGAGACCATGACGTTGAAGTCGAGTCAGTTGCCCACGTCGCTCGACCTGGGCGTCAAGTACAGCCTCGTGATCGTGGGCGATATCTTCAGGTCGAAGCCGGAGACGGTACGGGGCCGTCTCACTCGGGAACTTCGGAGCGCCATTGCCGAGCATCTTGGCGTGCCGGTTGTCGGCATCGAGGACTTGCGGCAGCGGCTGGCGTTCGGACCGCGCCAGGCCGTCGCGGCGCTGGCCGGCCTCGTGCTGGTGGCCCTCACCTACGCGCTGGTCTTCACCAACCAGGAAGCGGTCGTCCGCTTCCTCTCGGCCGGACCAACGGGTCCGCAACGCGTCTTGGCGGTTGCCGCCGTCGTCGTGGGAACGCCGCTGTTCGCGTTCGTTTATGGCGCGTGCGTCAGCCGCATCACGAAGCTCCTGGGCTTCGACTAGCGGGGAGTGGCCCGTGTATCAGGAGAGTGTTCTATGATGGCTGGACTGGACGGGTTCATTCCGCTCGACGCGTTCACGATGATCCAGGTCGTCCTGCTCGGGTTCATTGGAGGCGTCCTGTCGGGTTTCATCGGTAGCGGCGGCGCCTTCTTCATGACGCCCGGCATGATGAACCTGGGCGTGCCAGGCGCCATCGCCGTCGCCAGCAACATCACGCACAAGTTCGGCAAGGCGCTGGTGGGATCGCGGCGCCACCGGGAACTCGGCAACGTCGACCGCAAGCTGGCGCTGTTCATGCTCGCCACCTCCGCGCTGGGCATCCAGATCGCCGTCTGGTTGAACAGCATGCTGCTCAAGACATCGGGCAGCCACGGCGAGTCGTCCAGCGCGGCCGGCGATCTCTACATCAGCGTGGTCTTCGTTGCCAGCCTGACGCCCGTGTCGATTGCCATGTTGCGGGACGTGGTCCATTCGTTCCGCAGTGGCGACAACAGCGGCCGCCCAGGTTCGCGGATGGCCGAGGCCGTCGCCAATCTCCGTCTGCCACCCACGATCGACTTCCGGGTGTCGGAAACCCACGTCTCGTTGTGGGTCGTGACGCTGGTGGGCCTGATCGTCGGCTACATGGCGGGGACGATCGGCGTTGGTGGATTCCTCGGTGTGCCGGCGATGATCTACCTGTTTGGCGTACCCACGACGGTCGCGGCTGGCACGGAACTGTACCTCGCGGTCTACATGGGCGCGTGGGGCGCGCTGAACTACGCCTGGCTGGGCCTGGTCGATGTCCGCCTGACGTTGCTCTTGTACGGGGGCTCGCTCATCGGGGTGTTCATCGGCGTCTACGGCACGAAGGTCGTTCGGGAGGTGATGATCCGCATGGTCACGGGCGTGGTGATCCTCGTCTGCGTCGTCAGCCGGCTCATTGCCATTCCGGTCTACCTGCGCCAGCTCGGCAAGATCGAGATGCATCCATCCTACGACCCCTACCTCAACTCCGTCAGCAAGGGGCTCCTGTTCCTGGCAGGAATATCGGGCCTCGCGATGATCTTGTATCTGGTGGTGAAGGCCCATCGTCAAAGGATGAGTATCCAGACTCGGTTGATGCAGGCCTGCTCACCGGCCGACGACGCGTCGAGCGCGGAGCGTGTCCAACATATGTGAACACGCTAGGCGGGCCGTTGACCGCCCTCCGGTGTTCCGGAGCAGTCGCCCCGCGCGGGAGGGGACGACAAATCGGCGACCACCATGGTCACCGGCAGCAACACGCTGAACGTGGATCCCTCATTCACGACGCTCTGGGCGCGAAGTTCTCCCCCGTGCTGGCGTACGATCCCTCGAGACATTGACAGACCCAGTCCCGTTCCCTGACCCGTGGCCTTGGTGGTGAAGAATGGGTCGAAGATCGATCCGATGATGTGCGCGGGGATACCCGAACCGTTGTCACCGACGTCCACCGACACGAATCCGGGCTCGGCGGCTCTCCGGGCCGACACATGGATGCGGCCGCCCTTCTGCACCGCGTCGAGCGCGTTCAGGAGCAGATTCAGGAACACCTGGCTCAACAGGTTCCGGTCGCCGTGCACGGTGGGGAGATCCGGCGGCACGTCAACTTCCACCGAAGACCCCGTGAACTTGACCTGGGTCTGCGCCAGTGAGACGACGTCGTCCACGAGTCGCCGCAGGTCGAGCGGTTCCATCCGCGCCTCGCTCTGTCTCGTGAAGTCGAGCAAGTTTCGAACGATCGCCTGGGCCCGGTCGGCCTGGGTGACCAGATCATCGAGCATCTCACCATGCTCAGCCTCGTTCAGCTTCGATCGAAACTGCTTGAGCGTCGTGGCGGTGAGGGTGATGTTGTTCAACGGGTTGTTCAACTCGTGAGCGATGCCAGCCGTCAACGTCCCGACCGCCCTGAGCTTCTGTGACTCGACGAGGATCTGGTACCGCCGCTCGAGTTCGTGGGTCATGCGGTTGATGCCCATTGCCAGGTCCGAGAATTCGTCTCGATACCGGCGGGCGGGCGCGAGGGGGGAGAAGTCGCCCGCGGCAATGCGCTGGGTGGCCTGAACCAGCCGGGTCAGGGGCCCGAGCATCTGACGAGCGAGGAAGTTCGCCACTCCCAGCGTCAGAATCACACTGACCGCCAGGAACACCATGGGCACACGCTTGGCCACGGCCAACATGTTCTCAACGGAGCGGCGTTCACTCGTGGCCATATCAAGCACGGTCGAGGTGATCCCAGCGCCGTGTTCGCGGACGCTCGCCTCCAGTTCGCCACGCCGGATATTCCCGGCATTCGGGGCCGCATCGCGGCCACCCGCCGACAGCAGCGCCAGCAGTTCTTCGTAGCGGTCCACCTGGTGGACAAACGCCGCCAGACCTTCGTTGCCGAGCGTGGCGTCTGGCTCTCCCGTCCTCATGTGTGACACGAGCAACTGTCTGGCCTGGCGGGCGTGGTCCAACGCGTCAGGGAGGTTCGTTCCGTAAAGGAAGTAGTCCTTCTCGAAGCGCCGGGCCTGCTGTACCTCGATGGTCAAGCGATCGACCACGACCAGGACCCGCAGCCGACGCTCGACCGACGACAGCAGCAGCCACGAGGTCACCGTGATCCCGGCGGTGACGGCGACAATGATCAGGAATCCCAGTACGAGACGCAGACGAATGCCGAGACTTGGCCGATCCAATAACGCCTTCTGGAACTCCACTTCGACGCGGTCGTCCGGGAGGAGGGGCCCGGGATGTGATGTCCCGTCGGAGAACTCCGTGAGGGACTCGCGGGGGAGCGTCGAAGGAGACGGACGCTGCGGCTCGACTGGAACCATGATCTCTCCGCCGGTGGGGGCTCGCTCAAACGGCCGGTGTCACAACCCGGCGCCTGCGGTTGCCCTGGCGATCACGTCGAGGAATTCACTGACCTTGAACGGTTTGGGAATGAAGTCGAATACGCCCTTGGCCACCGCCTCGCGGGCGACCTCGATGGTGGCATACGCCGTAATCAGCACGACCTTCGTTCGCGGCGATCGCTTTGTGACGGCCTCGAGGATCTGAATCCCGTCGACATCCTTCATACGCACGTCCGTCACCACGATGTCGTATTCCTGTTCGGCGATTCTCGCCAGCGCCGCCTTCGGATCCACAAACGTGTCGACGTCGTAGCCGCTGCTCTTCAACGCGACGAGCAGCCGCTTGCCCACGATCTCCTCGTCATCCACAACCAAGATTCGAGTCTGGCGTTCCATGCCGTCCCTCCGAGCGCAACGGGGGGCCTTGTGGTCTAGACGGGCAACCCGGGGTCTGAAGCCCCCTGGCTCCATAAGAAAAGACCCACGGCCGCCGTCAACTCAGACGCTCTCCGAGCGTAGATGCTATTACGATGGCCGAGGCGGCGCAACCCGACGTCCGCCGACAGCGTGACGGACGCCAGTTCGGGCACCGACCGCCCGTTGTCGCAGCACGTAGCGGCGGACCGATTCCGCCGACGACCGTGCGAGCACGTTGTTCAGTTTCGCCGGTGGGTGGAGGAGCCGTTGGTCAGCGAACTGGTCGAGCTGATCGGAGGTCCACTGCTGCGTGGGTGTTCAGTCCGCCGCCATGATGCACCTGCCTTCAGGATGCTGCTCTCGGACACGAGGGAGCGCCAACGCACCGTCGCGTCCCATCGAGTGACAGCCACGTCGCAAGCCGCAGATGCTGTCAATTCAGCATGACGCCTAATATCCCATTAAATCCATAGACTCTGTGGGCATTGTCATAAATAACTGATTCTGAATGACTTCTCTTGACAGGACGTTCCCGCCGCTCTAGGCTCTGGCCGATACCGGTCCTCCTGGCATTGTCGACCGCGGCCGCGCGTCTGCCGGGAGGAGGCCCCCGGCCGAGCTAGGGCGCCACCAGGGAAACCTGGCGGTCGGCCCGTCGATCACGGGCTGGTGTCTCGGGCGTGTCTGTCGGCTCCCGGAGGAGGGGCCCATGCCGTCACCTGGCTCTCCGCCTTCGGCCCCCCCTTTGAATGCGGAAGGATTGCCTCATCTCGATCGAGCATGGCTGTGTGGTCGCCTGGCTGAGCGACCGACCCGGCTCGAGAGTTGTTGCGTACGTCAGGCCGGATGCGAGACGCGGGCGCGCCATGGGCGCCGGCGTGCCCGGCGTCAGGGTTGAGAGGAGAGAAACGGCGATGGCGGTCATCACCATCTCGAGAGGGTCGTTTAGCGGTGGCACGAGGCTCGCCGAATGTGTGGCGAGCCGACTGGGCTACCGGTGCATCGACCGGGACGTGATCGTCACGGGAGCGGCCGCGTACGGCGCGTCCGAGAACGATCTCCGGGATGCGCTCGAGAAGCCTCCCACACTCTGGGAGCGGTTCAAGCACACGAAGTACATGTACCTCGCCCTGATCCAGGCGGCGCTGACCGAAGAGGTCAGGGCCGGCAATGCGGTCTACCACGGAAACGCCGGGCACCTGCTGCTCGAGGGCATCAGTCATGTCATGCGGGTGCGCATCATCGCCCCGCGGGCCTTTCGCCTGGAGGCCGTCCAGACCCGCCTGAAGATGAGCGAAGCCGAGGCGTCCGCCTATATCCAGAAGATGGACGAGGACCGGCGGATGTGGACGCAGTACCTCTATGAGGTTGACTGGCGCGACGCGTCCTTCTACGACCTCGTCCTGAATCTCGAGCGTCTGGACATCTTTCAGGCGTGCGACATCATCGCGGCGATGGCCAGGCAGGAGTGTTTCCAGGAGACGCCGGAATCCAGAGCCGCCATCGACGATCTCGCGCTGGCGAGCCGGATCCAGGCCAACCTGGCGGTGACGCCGGCAACCGTGGATCTCGAAGTGGACGTGACCGCTCACGCCGGAGCGGTGGTGGTGAGAGGCCATTTGTCGGCGCCTGATCAGACAGCCTTTGTCCGGGCCGTCGTGGCCAAGGTGCCCGGCGTGAAGCAGGTGGCGATCGAGTTGTTCGCGGGGCTCGGGGCGTAGTCGCACGCTCCGAGGCCAGACCGGGCCGCGCCAGGCCCAATGCAGCCAGCCCCCTTGATTCGCGCGGGCGCCGCCCGCGCTCGTTGTTGTCAGTCGATATCAGGGGGTCAATAGCGATGAACTGTCCGTCTCTTCTCCGCATCAGCACGTCGAGGTTGCCGCTCCGTGTTCTCCGGCTGTCGGGTCTCTGTCTTGTCGTTGGGGTTCTGCTGGCCGTGGCCGCCGTCAGCCCGGCCGGGGCGGCGCCACAAACCGAACCGCCTCAGGCCACCGCCGAGCACCATGGCGGCGGCGAGGCCAGCCTCATCCTTCCCGATCTGTCCCAGGCGAAGTTTCTCGGGACCGACGGCCGGACCCTGCTGATGTTCGGGCTGCTGGTGTGCGTGGGCGGCTTGCTGTTCGGCTACTACATCCACCACGACATCAAGAAGCAGCCCGTGCACGAGTCGATGGCGGAGGTCGGCGCTCTGATCTACGAGCCGTGCAAGACGTACCTGCTGCAACAGGGCAAGTTCATCCTGATTCTCGAAATCTTTATCGGGTCCGTCATTGCCTTCTACTACGGCTTCCTGATGCAGTTCCCGATCGAGCGCGTCCTGATCATCCTGGCGTTCAGCCTGGTCGGGATCGCCGGGTCGTACGGGGTCGCGTGGTACGGCATTCGCATCAACACCTACGCCAACTCCCGCACCGCGTTCGCGTCCTTGCGCGGCAAGCCGTTTGCGATCTCCCACATCCCGCTGCAGGCCGGCATGAGCATCGGCATGATGCTCATCAGCGTCGAACTGTTCATCATGCTGTGCATCCTGCTGTTCATCCCTGGGGAATACGCCGGACCGTGCTTTATCGGGTTCGCCATCGGCGAGTCGCTCGGCGCGGCGGCGCTGCGCATCGCCGGCGGCATCTTCACCAAGATCGCCGATATCGGATCGGATCTGATGAAGATCGTCTTCAACATCAAGGAAGACGACGCGCGCAACCCCGGCGTCATCGCGGACTGCACGGGCGACAACGCGGGCGACTCGGTTGGCCCGAGCGCGGACGGCTTCGAAACCTACGGCGTGACGGGCGTCGCGCTGATCTCGTTCATTCTGCTGGCCGTGAAGCCGGACGCGCAGGTGCAGCTGTTGGTCTGGATCTTCCTGATGCGCATCATCATGGTGATCGGGAGCGGCCTGTCCTACATGATCAACAACGCGATCGCGAAGGCGCGCTTCGGGACGGTCGACAAGATGAACTTCGAGTCACCCCTCACCACGCTGGTGTGGCTCACGTCGATCATCTCGGTGGCGATGACCTACATCGCGTCGTACCTGCTGATTCCGGATCTCGCCGGCGACACCACACTCTGGTGGAAGCTGTCGTCGGTCATTACGTGCGGCACGCTGGCTGGCGCCATCATCCCCGAGGTCGTCAAGATCTTCACCTCCACCGAGTCAGGCCACGTGAAGGAAGTCGTCAAGGCGTCGCGCGAAGGCGGCGCGTCGCTCAACGTCCTGTCCGGGCTGGTCGCGGGCAACTTCAGCGCCTACTGGCTCGGCATCGTCATCGTCGTGCTGATGGGCACGGCGTACCTCGTGAGCACGATGGGCCTCGGCGCG
This region includes:
- a CDS encoding sulfite exporter TauE/SafE family protein — protein: MMAGLDGFIPLDAFTMIQVVLLGFIGGVLSGFIGSGGAFFMTPGMMNLGVPGAIAVASNITHKFGKALVGSRRHRELGNVDRKLALFMLATSALGIQIAVWLNSMLLKTSGSHGESSSAAGDLYISVVFVASLTPVSIAMLRDVVHSFRSGDNSGRPGSRMAEAVANLRLPPTIDFRVSETHVSLWVVTLVGLIVGYMAGTIGVGGFLGVPAMIYLFGVPTTVAAGTELYLAVYMGAWGALNYAWLGLVDVRLTLLLYGGSLIGVFIGVYGTKVVREVMIRMVTGVVILVCVVSRLIAIPVYLRQLGKIEMHPSYDPYLNSVSKGLLFLAGISGLAMILYLVVKAHRQRMSIQTRLMQACSPADDASSAERVQHM
- a CDS encoding ATP-binding protein yields the protein MVPVEPQRPSPSTLPRESLTEFSDGTSHPGPLLPDDRVEVEFQKALLDRPSLGIRLRLVLGFLIIVAVTAGITVTSWLLLSSVERRLRVLVVVDRLTIEVQQARRFEKDYFLYGTNLPDALDHARQARQLLVSHMRTGEPDATLGNEGLAAFVHQVDRYEELLALLSAGGRDAAPNAGNIRRGELEASVREHGAGITSTVLDMATSERRSVENMLAVAKRVPMVFLAVSVILTLGVANFLARQMLGPLTRLVQATQRIAAGDFSPLAPARRYRDEFSDLAMGINRMTHELERRYQILVESQKLRAVGTLTAGIAHELNNPLNNITLTATTLKQFRSKLNEAEHGEMLDDLVTQADRAQAIVRNLLDFTRQSEARMEPLDLRRLVDDVVSLAQTQVKFTGSSVEVDVPPDLPTVHGDRNLLSQVFLNLLLNALDAVQKGGRIHVSARRAAEPGFVSVDVGDNGSGIPAHIIGSIFDPFFTTKATGQGTGLGLSMSRGIVRQHGGELRAQSVVNEGSTFSVLLPVTMVVADLSSPPARGDCSGTPEGGQRPA
- a CDS encoding cytidylate kinase family protein, with amino-acid sequence MAVITISRGSFSGGTRLAECVASRLGYRCIDRDVIVTGAAAYGASENDLRDALEKPPTLWERFKHTKYMYLALIQAALTEEVRAGNAVYHGNAGHLLLEGISHVMRVRIIAPRAFRLEAVQTRLKMSEAEASAYIQKMDEDRRMWTQYLYEVDWRDASFYDLVLNLERLDIFQACDIIAAMARQECFQETPESRAAIDDLALASRIQANLAVTPATVDLEVDVTAHAGAVVVRGHLSAPDQTAFVRAVVAKVPGVKQVAIELFAGLGA
- a CDS encoding cytidylate kinase family protein; the encoded protein is MSIITISRGTFSGGKRLAECLADRLGYPCLSREVIAEAAAVYGVSQVELGAALSQPPSFWDRFRRDRDRYLAYIRAVLCQRAKVGNLIYHGHAGHHLLAGVRHVIRVRVVADLSYRIHAAMAQCNMTSGQAEAYINKVDEDRRKWTRFLYGVAWEDASNYDVVLNLEYLGAAGACEVVVRMTELEQFEQTEQSQTAMQNLAVASLVTAALARDQRTRDSDFRVQADAGTVTIEGMVRMAATVGEAAEVASATEGVRAVVNHVVTATLAL
- a CDS encoding HAMP domain-containing sensor histidine kinase, which encodes MTPQHPYPGAGRTPDPVRGDEDARRALGSERALADRPNVSIGLRIALTMLTSFLLVASVVVASMMLMSRVAMFQEFLERVSTYTLELEHARRYEKNYLLYGTNLDDAMNQAQAAHQLLRGSRDAVVALVGAPTFERMEGELDNYATLLERFGALGTRRDPPALAEHATIEHGLRRVGAQLLADANDVVQRERMQLHTAIRTSSLVSIGALLLVFVVMATMGYAMTRQIASPLRRFVGYTQRIAGGDYSPVQPARRYRDEFSDLAIAINRMVFRLRDREHRLERSSRMAAVGTLTAGIAHELNNPLNNISLNAEALLEHFDAYADAQKLAMIEDVVNQVERASGTVHNLLDFTRVEKPVFVPVSLAEVLAGARRLIGNEAQISHVDVALPDDLPMVDGNPRELQQVFVNLFLNAIQAMPNGGTITVRATRVDHATISIEIADTGLGIPEEDLGSIFDPFFTSKEVGVGTGLGLFVSYQTVKRHGGRIEVESRVGQGTVFTVMLPVPGSPGAVAARVSG
- a CDS encoding cytidylate kinase-like family protein, translated to MPIVTIARGTFSGGRALAEELARKLGSECLDSEIVGEAARKLGVPVSRLKAAMMKAPASLRGFARERDTYLACVTAELCERAQGGDLVYHGHAAHLLLPGVSHVLRVRVVADPEFRIRAAMSRMNIGRNPAKKYIHDVDTDRVRWVDFLYGVDWSDPSHYDFVVNLEHVSVSNAAAAVCAMAELPEFKPTPVSQQRIADLLLGSRARVRLSVDPRTRSADVTVRASRGVLSVRHMPQQAHLAPVIRQALTDIPGIRDIHCAIASTMVLWIEEAFSPESAAFTQVVDLTRRWDAAVGLLKLAPDDAPDDAVGDPVNLEAVRIASLDAVPSSEAEDDGGVILDTIEPAVAPAAHRDQEMAATFGALLREGRSGETMTLKSSQLPTSLDLGVKYSLVIVGDIFRSKPETVRGRLTRELRSAIAEHLGVPVVGIEDLRQRLAFGPRQAVAALAGLVLVALTYALVFTNQEAVVRFLSAGPTGPQRVLAVAAVVVGTPLFAFVYGACVSRITKLLGFD
- a CDS encoding response regulator, which gives rise to MERQTRILVVDDEEIVGKRLLVALKSSGYDVDTFVDPKAALARIAEQEYDIVVTDVRMKDVDGIQILEAVTKRSPRTKVVLITAYATIEVAREAVAKGVFDFIPKPFKVSEFLDVIARATAGAGL
- a CDS encoding sodium-translocating pyrophosphatase, with amino-acid sequence MNCPSLLRISTSRLPLRVLRLSGLCLVVGVLLAVAAVSPAGAAPQTEPPQATAEHHGGGEASLILPDLSQAKFLGTDGRTLLMFGLLVCVGGLLFGYYIHHDIKKQPVHESMAEVGALIYEPCKTYLLQQGKFILILEIFIGSVIAFYYGFLMQFPIERVLIILAFSLVGIAGSYGVAWYGIRINTYANSRTAFASLRGKPFAISHIPLQAGMSIGMMLISVELFIMLCILLFIPGEYAGPCFIGFAIGESLGAAALRIAGGIFTKIADIGSDLMKIVFNIKEDDARNPGVIADCTGDNAGDSVGPSADGFETYGVTGVALISFILLAVKPDAQVQLLVWIFLMRIIMVIGSGLSYMINNAIAKARFGTVDKMNFESPLTTLVWLTSIISVAMTYIASYLLIPDLAGDTTLWWKLSSVITCGTLAGAIIPEVVKIFTSTESGHVKEVVKASREGGASLNVLSGLVAGNFSAYWLGIVIVVLMGTAYLVSTMGLGALMIAPAVFAFGLVAFGFLGMGPVTIAVDSYGPVTDNAQSVFELSTIEQIPGVKAQIKKDFGFDVDFHRAKDLLEENDGAGNTFKATAKPVLIGTAVVGATTMIFSIVFLLTNRLQPELVTNLSLLHPPFLLGLITGGSVIYWFSGASMQAVSTGAYRAVEFIKANIKLEGVTKASVSDSKKVVEICTQYAQKGMFNIFLTVFFSTLAFAFLEPFFFIGYLISIALFGLFQAIFMANAGGAWDNAKKIVETELKEKGTPLHSACVVGDTVGDPFKDTSSVAMNPIIKFTTLFGLLAVELAVKLGMDAGLSVTRTLAAAFFIVSAVFVYRSFYGMRIR